A single genomic interval of Streptococcus oralis subsp. dentisani harbors:
- a CDS encoding glucosaminidase domain-containing protein, with protein sequence MKKILLASTVVLSMAGFAKTSVYAEESQVTKKTQTTDVVEKKEEATPKKEVPQVEPKKEPVVKEENSSKDDSSKKEKKEEVIEEVIKEGWKKEQGNWRFYENNQPVVNWKKIGDVWYYFDKNGIMLSNTIVDDYLVKGNGAMAENDWVKISDQWYYATASGKISRNKWEKIEGVWYYFDKNGIMLSNTIIDDYLVKGNGAMAENDWVKISDKWYYATASGKISRDKWEKIEGSWYYFDKDGVMLSRTIYNDYLFQGSGAMAENDWVKISDKWYYATASGKISRNKWEKIKGTWYYFNSDGVMASSQWKSDYYLKDSGAMAEKEWIFDKSYNSWFYLKSGGTYASREWIGSYYLKSGGYMAKNEWIFDKDYDAWYYLKDDGRYVTGTFTIKGKEYSFQNNGKWISEAKYYKVKPITAYIYSASGERLSYVSKGTIVSLGDVQSKKDSQIPVNVSGLSGFMNKSDLEAIDKDSEFVPHYTSDGKYFYHELSPYVSLRVAPHSSAMTIGKKYYSTDGIHFDGFTIENPFLFRNLTKPSNYSAAELDKVYSLMNIRDSRLAGKGAIFKEAEKRYGVNALYLMAHSALESAWGRSQIAKDKNNFFGIAAYDSSPYTSAKKFDDVDKGILGAAKWIRENYIDYGRDHLGNKASGMNVRYASDPYWGEKIASIMMTINSKLGGKD encoded by the coding sequence ATGAAGAAGATACTACTTGCAAGTACTGTCGTTCTTTCTATGGCAGGATTTGCAAAGACATCTGTATATGCTGAAGAATCTCAGGTTACGAAAAAAACTCAGACCACAGATGTAGTCGAGAAAAAAGAGGAAGCTACTCCGAAAAAGGAAGTTCCCCAAGTGGAGCCCAAGAAAGAGCCGGTTGTAAAAGAGGAAAATTCTTCTAAAGATGACTCATCCAAAAAGGAAAAAAAAGAGGAAGTTATCGAGGAAGTTATCAAGGAAGGTTGGAAAAAAGAGCAAGGAAACTGGCGTTTTTATGAAAATAACCAGCCTGTCGTAAACTGGAAAAAAATTGGTGACGTCTGGTATTACTTTGATAAAAATGGCATTATGCTCAGTAATACCATAGTTGATGATTACCTTGTCAAAGGTAACGGTGCTATGGCGGAAAACGATTGGGTGAAAATATCTGACCAATGGTACTATGCAACAGCTTCAGGCAAGATTTCTCGCAATAAATGGGAAAAGATTGAAGGCGTCTGGTATTACTTTGACAAAAACGGTATTATGCTCAGTAATACTATAATTGATGATTACCTTGTCAAAGGCAACGGTGCTATGGCAGAAAATGATTGGGTAAAAATATCTGACAAGTGGTACTATGCAACAGCTTCGGGCAAGATTTCTCGCGACAAATGGGAAAAGATTGAAGGTTCTTGGTATTACTTTGATAAGGATGGTGTCATGCTTAGTCGCACCATCTATAATGACTATCTCTTCCAAGGTAGTGGTGCCATGGCAGAAAATGATTGGGTGAAAATATCTGACAAGTGGTACTATGCAACAGCTTCAGGCAAGATTTCTCGCAACAAATGGGAAAAAATAAAAGGAACATGGTACTATTTCAATAGCGATGGTGTGATGGCAAGTAGCCAGTGGAAAAGTGACTATTATCTGAAAGATAGTGGCGCTATGGCGGAAAAAGAGTGGATTTTTGATAAATCCTACAATAGCTGGTTTTACTTGAAGTCAGGTGGGACCTACGCTTCACGTGAATGGATTGGTTCATACTACCTTAAATCAGGTGGCTATATGGCCAAAAATGAATGGATTTTTGACAAAGATTACGATGCTTGGTACTATCTAAAAGATGATGGTCGATATGTAACAGGTACTTTTACGATCAAAGGTAAAGAGTATTCCTTCCAGAATAATGGGAAGTGGATATCAGAGGCAAAATATTACAAAGTGAAACCGATTACTGCTTATATTTATAGCGCTTCTGGTGAAAGATTGAGTTATGTATCCAAAGGAACTATCGTCTCACTTGGAGATGTCCAATCTAAAAAAGATAGTCAAATACCAGTCAATGTTTCTGGTTTATCTGGCTTCATGAATAAAAGTGATTTAGAAGCTATTGATAAAGATAGTGAATTTGTCCCTCATTATACAAGTGATGGCAAGTATTTTTACCATGAGTTATCACCTTATGTAAGTCTCCGTGTTGCGCCACATAGCTCAGCTATGACTATTGGTAAGAAATATTATTCAACTGATGGAATTCATTTTGATGGCTTTACCATTGAAAATCCCTTCCTCTTTAGAAATTTGACTAAACCAAGTAATTACAGCGCAGCCGAATTGGATAAAGTTTATTCTTTGATGAATATTCGGGATAGTCGCCTCGCTGGTAAGGGTGCTATTTTTAAGGAAGCTGAGAAACGCTATGGTGTGAATGCTCTTTACTTAATGGCTCATAGTGCACTTGAGAGTGCTTGGGGACGGAGCCAGATTGCCAAGGATAAGAATAACTTCTTTGGAATTGCAGCTTATGATTCGAGCCCATATACCTCGGCCAAAAAATTTGATGATGTGGATAAGGGGATCCTCGGCGCGGCTAAGTGGATTCGTGAGAACTACATTGACTATGGACGAGACCATCTTGGAAACAAGGCTTCTGGTATGAATGTACGCTATGCTTCTGACCCATACTGGGGAGAGAAAATTGCCAGTATCATGATGACTATCAATAGCAAACTTGGTGGGAAAGACTAG
- a CDS encoding DUF6707 family protein, translating to MNVKELIEEVENDAELVSYLNLVPKKNKKTQMDAMHVLNRLSYILYLSDNTALAQSMIDKMVQVNFDGDYRYWEPVQNSALLAILIDEEKYLTQVRDRILYALNYSDEVSVFGKRKVHKRFLTGFRLNSLQTELEKAKDEVSQMNKRMGILFHLLYLKTFSNELEIDRDLVNNEIQSMILILRDYILINGFKQLYPFK from the coding sequence ATGAATGTTAAAGAACTAATCGAAGAGGTTGAAAACGATGCTGAGTTAGTATCGTATTTAAACCTGGTCCCCAAAAAGAATAAAAAAACTCAGATGGATGCTATGCATGTTCTCAATCGCTTAAGTTATATCTTGTATCTGTCCGATAATACTGCTTTAGCTCAGTCAATGATTGATAAAATGGTTCAAGTTAACTTTGACGGTGATTATCGCTATTGGGAACCTGTGCAAAATTCTGCTTTACTGGCTATTCTGATAGATGAAGAAAAATATCTAACACAAGTAAGAGATAGGATTCTCTATGCATTAAATTATAGTGATGAAGTGAGTGTATTTGGGAAAAGAAAGGTACACAAACGTTTTTTGACAGGTTTTAGATTAAACTCTCTTCAAACAGAGTTAGAGAAAGCCAAGGATGAAGTTTCGCAAATGAATAAAAGAATGGGAATCTTATTTCATTTATTGTATTTAAAAACTTTTTCCAATGAATTGGAAATCGATCGGGATTTAGTTAATAATGAGATTCAAAGCATGATTTTAATTCTTCGTGACTATATTTTAATAAATGGATTTAAGCAACTCTATCCCTTTAAATAA
- a CDS encoding NUDIX hydrolase has translation MEIKNHFGVYGICFENEKLLCIEKTRGPYQHRYDLPGGSQQLGEGLTKTLIREVLEETGYKLKGYANPRIYDVLVQEDGQDFAVHHIMAFYDIVLDFEHSQNSIPQEVLDGSNDSANVLWLNLEELTTENASPLVLKVKSELLGFPELDMTSYRNWKVRDEKLFNE, from the coding sequence ATGGAAATCAAAAATCACTTTGGAGTCTATGGCATTTGCTTTGAAAATGAGAAGCTTCTCTGCATTGAAAAAACGAGAGGCCCTTATCAACATCGTTATGATCTACCGGGTGGTAGTCAGCAACTTGGTGAAGGACTGACGAAAACTCTGATTAGAGAAGTTTTGGAAGAGACAGGATATAAGCTTAAGGGTTACGCTAATCCTAGGATTTATGATGTGCTGGTTCAAGAAGATGGGCAAGACTTTGCAGTACATCATATCATGGCCTTTTATGATATAGTACTCGATTTTGAACACTCTCAAAATTCAATTCCTCAGGAGGTTCTTGATGGAAGTAATGATTCAGCAAATGTACTTTGGTTGAATTTGGAAGAACTTACTACAGAAAATGCATCGCCATTAGTTTTGAAGGTTAAGTCTGAATTACTAGGATTTCCAGAATTAGATATGACAAGCTATAGAAATTGGAAGGTGAGAGATGAAAAATTATTTAATGAATGA
- a CDS encoding ASCH domain-containing protein: MTPQEMWKAYKQINPSIGDEIDAWAFGVEADLLADLVLKGEKTATASAYDLYALEGESLPQEGTFDVILDSQNQAVCIVEITKVSVQPFHQVSADHAFKEGEGDKSLAYWRQVHEDCFADWLREAGLTFTPDSKVVLEEFRKVYPL, encoded by the coding sequence ATGACACCTCAAGAAATGTGGAAAGCATACAAGCAAATCAACCCCTCTATCGGCGATGAGATAGATGCCTGGGCTTTTGGAGTGGAAGCCGATCTCTTGGCAGATTTGGTTTTAAAAGGCGAAAAGACAGCAACCGCCTCAGCCTACGATCTCTACGCATTAGAAGGCGAATCTCTACCGCAAGAAGGGACATTTGACGTCATTTTAGATAGTCAAAATCAGGCTGTCTGCATTGTCGAAATTACAAAGGTTTCCGTTCAGCCCTTTCATCAAGTTTCTGCTGACCATGCCTTTAAGGAAGGGGAAGGTGACAAATCCCTAGCCTATTGGCGTCAGGTTCATGAGGACTGTTTCGCTGACTGGCTGAGAGAGGCAGGACTAACTTTTACGCCTGACAGCAAGGTCGTTTTGGAAGAGTTTCGCAAGGTCTACCCTCTGTAG
- a CDS encoding M1 family metallopeptidase encodes MQAVEHFITQFVPEHYDLFLDLSRETKTFSGKVTITGQAQGDRISLHQKDLEIASVEVAGQARPFTVDHDNEALHIELAEAGQVELIIVFSGKITDNMTGIYPSYYTVDGVKKEVLSTQFESHFAREAFPCVDEPEAKATFDLSLRFDQAEGELALSNMPEIDVENRKETGIWKFETTPRMSSYLLAFGAGDLQGVTAKTKNGTLVGVYSTKAHPLSNLDFSLDIAVRSIEFYEDYYGVKYPIPQSLHIALPDFSAGAMENWGLVTYREVYLVVDENSTFASRQQVALVIAHELAHQWFGNLVTMKWWDDLWLNESFANMMEYVCVDAIEPTWNIFEDFQTGGVPGALKRDATDGVQSVHVEVKHPDEINTLFDGAIVYAKGSRLMHMLRRWLGDADFAKGLHAYFEKHQYGNTIGRDLWNALGQASGRDVAAFMDSWLEQPGYPVLTVKVENDVLKISQKQFFIGEHEDKNRLWVVPLNSNWKGLPDTLETESIEIPGYAALLAENEGALRLNTENTAHYITDYQGDLLEAVLAELETLDNTSKLQIVQERRLLAEAGHISYADLLPVLDKLAKEESYLVVSAVSQVISALERFIDEGTETEKSFNRLVAKLARHNYDRLGFEAKDGESDEDELVRQLTISMMIRSNDAEASQVASQIFATHKENLAGLPAAIRAQVLINEMKHHETKDLVATYLDLYTHATDAVFKRQLAGALAYSKDTDNIQTLISSWKDKFVVKPQDLSSWYLQFLGHQATQETVWVWARENWDWIKAALGGDMSFDSFVIFPSHIFKTDQRLAEYKEFFEPQLSDLALSRNIKMGIKDIAARVDLIKREKAAVEAVVAQYAKA; translated from the coding sequence ATGCAAGCAGTTGAACATTTTATTACGCAATTTGTTCCTGAACACTATGATTTATTTTTAGACTTGAGTCGTGAGACCAAGACGTTTTCTGGGAAGGTGACCATTACTGGTCAAGCACAGGGTGACCGTATTTCCCTTCACCAAAAAGACTTGGAAATCGCTTCTGTAGAAGTTGCGGGTCAAGCTCGTCCGTTTACAGTTGACCATGACAATGAAGCCCTTCATATCGAATTGGCTGAGGCTGGTCAAGTTGAATTGATTATTGTTTTTTCAGGAAAAATTACAGACAACATGACAGGGATTTACCCTTCTTACTACACAGTTGATGGAGTGAAGAAGGAAGTCTTGTCTACTCAGTTCGAGAGCCATTTTGCGCGTGAAGCCTTCCCATGTGTGGACGAGCCTGAAGCCAAAGCAACTTTTGATCTTTCTCTACGTTTTGACCAAGCAGAAGGTGAATTGGCCTTGTCAAACATGCCAGAAATTGATGTTGAAAACCGTAAGGAAACGGGTATCTGGAAGTTTGAGACAACACCTCGCATGTCTTCTTACTTGTTAGCCTTTGGTGCTGGTGATTTACAGGGGGTAACAGCTAAAACTAAAAACGGTACCCTCGTAGGTGTCTACTCAACCAAAGCCCACCCACTATCTAACCTTGATTTCTCACTAGACATCGCCGTTCGCTCAATCGAGTTTTACGAAGATTACTACGGAGTTAAGTATCCAATTCCTCAATCTCTCCATATTGCCCTTCCTGATTTCTCAGCAGGTGCTATGGAAAACTGGGGTCTTGTCACTTACCGTGAAGTTTACTTGGTTGTGGATGAGAACTCAACCTTTGCTAGCCGCCAACAAGTTGCCCTTGTTATCGCTCACGAACTTGCCCATCAATGGTTTGGAAACCTTGTGACTATGAAATGGTGGGATGACCTTTGGCTCAATGAAAGCTTCGCTAACATGATGGAATACGTCTGTGTCGATGCCATCGAGCCAACTTGGAATATCTTTGAAGACTTCCAAACAGGTGGTGTGCCGGGAGCACTTAAACGTGATGCGACTGATGGCGTTCAGTCTGTCCACGTCGAAGTTAAACACCCAGATGAAATCAATACGCTCTTTGACGGAGCTATCGTCTATGCCAAAGGAAGTCGCCTCATGCACATGCTTCGTCGTTGGCTCGGCGATGCTGATTTTGCTAAAGGTTTGCATGCCTACTTTGAAAAACACCAATATGGAAATACCATTGGTCGTGACCTATGGAATGCCCTTGGACAAGCGTCTGGTCGTGATGTGGCAGCCTTCATGGATTCTTGGTTGGAGCAACCTGGTTATCCAGTTCTTACTGTTAAAGTTGAGAATGATGTCTTGAAGATTTCGCAAAAACAATTCTTTATCGGTGAGCACGAAGACAAGAATCGTCTCTGGGTTGTGCCACTCAACAGCAACTGGAAAGGATTACCAGATACACTCGAAACTGAAAGTATTGAAATTCCTGGCTATGCAGCTCTTCTTGCTGAAAATGAAGGAGCTCTTCGTCTCAACACTGAAAATACTGCCCACTACATTACCGACTATCAAGGAGACTTGTTAGAAGCTGTTCTTGCTGAGCTAGAGACACTTGATAATACAAGCAAACTGCAAATCGTGCAAGAACGTCGTTTGCTTGCTGAGGCAGGTCACATTTCTTATGCTGACTTGCTACCTGTGCTTGATAAACTTGCTAAGGAAGAGTCTTACCTTGTGGTTTCAGCTGTTTCTCAAGTGATTTCTGCCCTTGAGCGCTTTATTGATGAAGGAACAGAAACTGAGAAATCCTTTAACCGTCTCGTTGCTAAATTGGCTCGTCACAACTATGACCGTCTTGGTTTTGAAGCTAAAGATGGTGAATCAGATGAAGATGAATTGGTTCGTCAGTTGACCATTTCCATGATGATTCGCTCCAATGATGCAGAAGCTAGTCAAGTCGCTAGCCAAATCTTTGCGACTCACAAGGAAAATCTTGCAGGACTTCCAGCAGCAATTCGCGCTCAAGTTCTCATCAATGAAATGAAACACCATGAGACCAAGGATTTGGTGGCAACTTATCTGGACCTCTACACTCATGCGACGGATGCAGTCTTCAAACGTCAGTTGGCAGGGGCTCTTGCCTATAGTAAAGATACGGATAATATCCAAACCTTGATTAGTTCATGGAAAGATAAATTTGTGGTGAAACCACAAGACCTTTCTTCATGGTATCTCCAATTCCTAGGACACCAAGCTACCCAAGAAACTGTTTGGGTTTGGGCGCGTGAAAACTGGGACTGGATTAAGGCAGCCCTTGGTGGTGATATGAGCTTTGATAGCTTTGTCATCTTCCCATCGCATATCTTTAAAACAGATCAACGCTTGGCAGAGTACAAGGAATTCTTTGAACCACAACTCTCTGACCTTGCTCTTAGCCGTAATATCAAGATGGGAATCAAGGATATTGCAGCGCGTGTTGACTTGATTAAGCGTGAGAAAGCGGCAGTAGAAGCTGTTGTAGCCCAATATGCTAAAGCTTAA
- a CDS encoding dihydroorotate dehydrogenase, whose product MALFSVQEQLYYKEKVMTTNRLQVSLPGLDLKNPIIPASGCFGFGQEYAKYYDLDLLGSIMIKATTLEPRFGNPTPRVAETPAGMLNAIGLQNPGLEAVLSEKLPWLEREYPTLPIIANVVGFSKQEYAAVSRGISKAANVKAIELNISCPNVDHGNHGLLIGQDPDLAYEVVKAAVEASHVPVYVKLTPSVTDIVTIAKAAEDAGASGLTMINTLVGMRFDLKTRKPILANGTGGMSGPAVFPVALKLIRQVAQTTDLPIIGMGGVDSAKAALEMYLAGASAIGVGTANFTNPYACPDIIENLPKVMDKYGISSLENLRREVKASLR is encoded by the coding sequence ATGGCCCTGTTTTCCGTACAGGAACAGTTGTATTATAAGGAGAAAGTCATGACTACAAATCGTTTACAAGTTTCTCTACCGGGCTTGGACTTGAAAAATCCCATCATACCAGCATCAGGCTGTTTTGGTTTTGGTCAGGAGTATGCCAAGTACTATGATTTAGACCTTTTAGGCTCCATTATGATCAAGGCGACGACACTTGAACCCCGTTTTGGTAATCCAACTCCTAGGGTAGCAGAGACACCTGCTGGTATGCTCAATGCAATCGGCTTGCAAAATCCGGGTTTAGAAGCTGTTTTATCTGAAAAGTTGCCTTGGCTGGAAAGAGAATATCCTACGCTTCCCATCATCGCCAATGTTGTAGGCTTTTCAAAACAAGAGTACGCTGCCGTTTCTCGAGGAATTTCGAAGGCAGCAAATGTAAAAGCGATCGAGCTCAATATATCCTGTCCCAATGTGGATCACGGCAATCATGGACTTTTGATTGGGCAAGACCCTGATCTAGCTTATGAAGTGGTAAAAGCGGCTGTGGAAGCTTCCCATGTGCCAGTTTATGTCAAGTTAACCCCTAGTGTAACGGATATCGTCACCATCGCCAAAGCCGCAGAAGATGCAGGAGCAAGTGGGTTAACCATGATCAATACTCTAGTCGGTATGCGCTTTGACCTCAAAACCAGAAAGCCAATCTTGGCCAATGGAACGGGTGGGATGTCAGGCCCAGCAGTCTTTCCAGTAGCCCTCAAACTCATCCGCCAAGTCGCCCAAACAACAGACCTGCCCATTATTGGAATGGGAGGAGTAGATTCGGCTAAAGCTGCGCTAGAAATGTATCTGGCTGGTGCCTCTGCTATCGGAGTTGGAACAGCTAACTTTACCAATCCTTATGCTTGTCCTGATATCATCGAAAATCTGCCAAAAGTCATGGACAAATATGGCATTAGCAGTTTGGAAAATCTCCGTCGAGAAGTTAAAGCCAGTCTGAGATAA
- a CDS encoding DUF2829 domain-containing protein: MTFEEILPGLKAKKKYVRTGWGGAENYVQLFDTIEQNGVALEVTPYFLINVSGEGEGFSMWSPTPCDVLATDWVEVHD; the protein is encoded by the coding sequence ATGACATTTGAAGAAATCCTGCCTGGATTAAAGGCTAAGAAAAAATATGTACGAACTGGTTGGGGAGGGGCTGAAAACTATGTCCAACTTTTTGACACCATCGAACAAAACGGAGTTGCACTTGAAGTGACGCCCTATTTTCTAATCAACGTGTCCGGAGAAGGGGAAGGTTTTTCCATGTGGAGTCCGACACCTTGTGATGTTTTGGCGACAGATTGGGTAGAAGTGCATGACTAA
- a CDS encoding 3-oxoacyl-ACP reductase yields the protein MTKRVLITGVSLGIGLAQARLFLENGYQVYGVDQVEKPILDGDFHFLQRDLTLDLEPVFDWCPQVDVLCNTAGVLDAYKPLLEQSAREIQEIFEINYITPVELTRHYLTKMLENKKGIIINMCSIASSLAGGGGHAYTSSKHALAGFTKQLALDYAEAGIQVFGIAPGAVKTAMTAADFEPGGLADWVASETPIKRWIDPEEVAELSFFLASGKASAMQGQIITIDGGWSLK from the coding sequence ATGACTAAACGTGTATTGATCACGGGAGTGAGTTTAGGGATCGGTCTGGCTCAAGCTCGACTCTTTTTAGAGAATGGCTATCAAGTTTACGGTGTGGATCAAGTCGAAAAGCCAATCTTAGACGGTGATTTCCACTTTTTACAGAGAGATTTAACTCTTGATTTAGAGCCTGTTTTTGACTGGTGCCCTCAGGTGGATGTCTTGTGTAATACTGCAGGAGTTTTGGATGCTTATAAGCCCCTATTGGAACAATCAGCGCGGGAAATTCAAGAGATTTTTGAAATCAACTACATAACTCCTGTTGAGCTAACTCGACATTATTTGACAAAAATGCTAGAAAATAAAAAAGGAATTATTATCAATATGTGTTCGATTGCCTCAAGCCTAGCTGGCGGAGGTGGTCATGCCTATACCTCGTCTAAGCACGCCTTGGCTGGCTTTACCAAGCAGTTGGCTCTAGACTATGCAGAGGCAGGTATTCAGGTCTTTGGTATCGCTCCAGGAGCTGTTAAGACAGCTATGACCGCCGCGGATTTTGAGCCAGGTGGGTTGGCAGACTGGGTGGCTAGTGAAACGCCCATCAAGCGCTGGATTGATCCAGAGGAAGTAGCAGAGCTTAGCTTTTTCTTAGCAAGTGGAAAAGCAAGCGCCATGCAAGGACAAATCATTACGATTGATGGTGGTTGGTCTTTGAAGTAG
- a CDS encoding sensor histidine kinase has product MFNKLKKTWYADDFSYFIRNFGVFTLIFSAMTLIILQVMHSSLYTSVDEKLQALSTSPQAVIQLALNRATEEVKDIQPATADASKAEIKPNVSSNTEVLLFDKDFNQLLLGNRFLGLDKIKLDKKELNHIRQIQVVNSYGQEETYRMILMETNSSTVSSNVKYAAVLINTSQLEQISQNHEHLIVVVMASFWLLSLIASVYLARVSVKPLLESMQKQKSFVENASHELRTPLAVLQNRLETLFRKPEATIMESSESIASSLEEVRNMRFLTTNLLNLARRDDGLKPEIAEVSPQFFKTTFTNYELIASENDRVFDYENRIYRPFMTDQLLLKQLMTILFDNAIKYTEEDGKIEFVVYATDRHLYLTVADNGIGISAADKKKIFDRFYRVDKARTRQKGGFGLGLSLAKQIVDALRGTISVKDNKPRGTIFEVKVAIQSPPKRKNK; this is encoded by the coding sequence ATGTTCAATAAACTAAAAAAAACATGGTATGCGGATGATTTCAGTTATTTCATTCGAAACTTTGGAGTGTTCACCCTGATCTTCTCTGCTATGACCTTGATTATCCTTCAGGTCATGCACTCGAGTCTCTACACTTCTGTAGATGAAAAACTACAAGCCCTTAGCACTAGCCCTCAAGCTGTCATCCAATTAGCCCTTAATCGGGCAACTGAAGAAGTCAAAGATATTCAACCAGCAACAGCGGATGCCAGCAAGGCTGAAATCAAGCCCAATGTCAGCTCCAATACGGAAGTCTTGCTCTTTGACAAGGATTTTAACCAACTCTTACTGGGTAACCGCTTTTTAGGCTTGGACAAGATCAAACTGGACAAGAAAGAGTTGAATCATATTCGGCAAATCCAAGTTGTCAATAGCTACGGTCAGGAAGAAACCTACCGAATGATCTTGATGGAAACAAATTCGTCCACTGTTTCAAGCAATGTTAAATATGCGGCGGTTCTAATCAATACCAGCCAGCTTGAGCAAATCAGCCAAAATCACGAGCATTTAATTGTTGTAGTCATGGCTAGTTTCTGGCTCCTGTCTTTAATTGCCAGTGTTTACTTGGCACGTGTCAGTGTCAAACCCTTGCTGGAAAGTATGCAAAAGCAGAAGTCCTTTGTTGAAAATGCAAGCCACGAACTGAGAACACCTTTGGCTGTTTTACAAAATCGTTTAGAGACTCTCTTTCGAAAACCAGAAGCGACGATCATGGAATCCAGCGAAAGTATTGCTTCTAGCCTCGAAGAAGTTCGGAATATGCGTTTCCTTACAACCAACCTTCTCAATTTAGCACGTCGAGATGATGGACTTAAGCCAGAAATAGCAGAAGTTTCTCCACAATTCTTTAAAACCACCTTTACCAACTATGAGTTAATTGCTTCTGAAAATGATCGAGTTTTTGACTATGAAAATCGGATTTATCGTCCCTTCATGACCGATCAGTTGCTCTTAAAACAACTCATGACCATCTTGTTTGATAATGCCATCAAGTATACCGAAGAAGATGGAAAAATTGAGTTTGTGGTTTATGCTACAGATCGCCACCTCTATCTAACAGTAGCGGATAATGGGATTGGAATCTCAGCTGCTGACAAGAAGAAAATCTTTGACCGTTTTTACCGTGTAGACAAGGCGAGAACCCGTCAGAAAGGTGGCTTTGGCCTTGGATTATCTTTGGCCAAGCAGATTGTTGATGCCTTACGAGGAACGATTAGCGTAAAAGATAACAAACCTAGAGGAACGATTTTTGAAGTTAAAGTCGCTATCCAATCTCCTCCAAAACGAAAGAATAAATAA
- the ciaR gene encoding two-component system response regulator CiaR, protein MIKILLVEDDLGLSNSVFDFLDDFADVMQVFDGEEGLYEAESGVYDLILLDLMLPEKNGFQVLKELREKGITTPVLIMTAKESLDDKGHGFELGADDYLTKPFYLEELKMRIQALLKRSGKFNENTLTYGDIVVNLSTNEVKVEDTPVELLGKEFELLVYFLQNQNVILPKTQIFDRLWGFDSDTTISVVEVYVSKVRKKLKGTAFAENLQTLRSVGYILKDVQ, encoded by the coding sequence ATGATAAAAATCTTATTAGTAGAAGATGACCTAGGTCTGTCAAACTCAGTATTTGACTTTTTAGATGATTTTGCTGATGTCATGCAGGTCTTTGATGGTGAAGAAGGACTTTACGAAGCTGAGAGTGGCGTTTATGACTTGATTCTGCTTGACCTCATGTTGCCTGAAAAAAATGGCTTCCAAGTTTTGAAAGAATTGCGTGAAAAAGGAATTACAACCCCTGTCCTTATCATGACTGCTAAGGAAAGTTTGGATGACAAGGGACATGGTTTTGAGTTGGGAGCAGATGATTATCTGACCAAGCCTTTCTACCTTGAAGAACTCAAAATGCGGATCCAAGCCCTTCTCAAACGTTCAGGTAAGTTTAACGAAAATACCTTGACCTATGGGGATATTGTCGTCAACCTTTCAACGAATGAAGTAAAAGTGGAAGATACTCCTGTGGAACTGCTTGGAAAAGAGTTTGAGTTATTGGTTTACTTCCTTCAAAATCAAAATGTCATTCTTCCCAAGACACAAATTTTTGACCGTCTATGGGGATTTGATAGCGATACGACTATTTCCGTTGTAGAAGTCTATGTCTCAAAAGTTCGTAAGAAATTGAAGGGGACAGCCTTTGCTGAGAATCTTCAAACCTTGCGTAGTGTCGGGTATATTTTAAAAGATGTTCAATAA